A window of Pullulanibacillus sp. KACC 23026 genomic DNA:
AGAAATTGCCAGCCAATCTAAATTATAAACAACTTGTTTTAGAGTTATTTGCGAATGAGGGCTCTTTCTAATCCGTTAGGAAGCCCTCATTTTTATATCCACTTAATCACATCCACCTCGCAGTACCTTTTCTAAGCAACTCTGGTGAATCATACATAAATAGAAGGATGCTAATCACTGTCTCGAAAAGCATCCTCTTATTTTTGGTTATGAAATTAGCTGATCTTTACTGCCTTTATTTAAAAATAAATCACCTGGATTTGCTGTTTACCTAAATTGCATTTAATAGATCACTAACACCTTATCTTATTGAAAGCACGCCTATAGAAGAAACTTAATACATAAATCTGGTTATATCCCAGCCTTGAATTTTTTTGGTAACAATTATGCGAGAAAGTCGAGAACCCGCTTGACCACAAGTTTCGTCGCGTCAGCATCGTAACACGGCAAACTGCTGTCGGTAAAGAGATGTTCCTTGCCTTCGTACAGAAAAAGTTCAGCTTGATTGGCAGACGCCACAAGATCACGGGCCGCGTTGATATCGCCGTCTTCAACGAAAAAAGGATCTTCACTCATGGCGTGAACCTGCACGGGCAAGTCGGTCGGCCACTCAGATTCAAACGCAGAAGTCGGGAGGCAGGCATGAAAAAACAGGGCACCTCTGGCTCCTTCACGAGTTTGGGCGAGCTGCTGCGCTGCCGGGACACCGAGTGAAAAACCAGCATAGACGACATCGCGTGAAAGCTCACTGGCTGCCCGAACACCGCGCGCGCTCACTTCTTCAAATCCAATTTCCTTAACAAATACCAAGCCTTCCTCCAGCGTGGAAAATATGCGGCCGTCAAATAAATCTGGCACGTGCACAGTATGCCCCGCCTCTCTCAGTTGATCGGCAATGGCTTCAATCCCCTTCGTTCGGCCTAAAACATGGTGCAACAACAAAACTTCTGCCATCATTTTCTCCCCCAATTTAAAAATATTTCATATGTCTTAAGTTTCTACAAGAAAGCCTGTTTGACCTGCCAGAATTACGATTTAGGGGTATTCCCCCAAGATATACCAACTCTGATTTTTCTAATTAACTAAAAAAAATAAAACCAAAGGACTCGTAATTTAAGGGGTTCACTTGTGAGGTGCAAAACTCTAATTAAAATGCAATCTATTACCTATTTCATTAAATGGCTAAAGCGGACTTTCTAAATAAGCGGAGAAATTCCGCTTATTTAGAAATCGACATTAAAAATAGCTAAAATAGACGGAAAAATTCCGACTATTGACTCGAAAAACATGAAAATGGGTCATTTCTTTTTGTTTAAGCGGAAAAACTCCGCTTATTTACGACAAACTGAACGCTATTTTGGTTGATAACGGAAAAATTTCCGCTTATTTCAACGATCACAGTGACTCTAAAATTTCTTGTTAACCATTACAGTCCGTTTTTTACTTTAAGAACAATTCAATAATCTAACTTTTATTTTAACATATATATCCAAATGACTTGGTAATCACCCTACCTTTCACTTGCTCAATCACCAGTTAATTCACACACCTCCAATAATTATTTCCACCCATGCCAACATTTGAGTTCAGCACGCTTTTGAATCGCTTACTATTACTTCTTATATAGCACACACGCCGTTGTAGCTTAATAAAGAGAGCATCTACTTTTATACATGTTCATCATCAATAATTTCTACATTTTTAGCAGTTAGTTGCTGCGAGTCACTTGCGTTAGGAATTTCAATTAAATCAAAAACAACTTTTTTCCCTTCTTTAAGGCTTTTATAACTATTTCCCGATATTATCTCAGAGAAATGAACGAATACGTGATTACCATCTATCCCATCCAACATGATTCGACCATAACCTTTCTCTTCTTTAAACCATTTAACTATTCCTTTTCTCCGTTCCACCATTTCCCCAACCCTTTCTTGTATCGCTTTTTTTAACAAGGAATTCGATTAGCTATGGCTTTTAAAGCTTATAAAATTTTTATCATATGAACGTCGTTTGGTTCTTTTTCAAAAAGTTCAGTGTCCACATTAGGCGTAATGGAAGAACCATGATTTGAATAAAACTTAACCGCTGATTCAGTTTCAGTAGCTGATATGTACAATTGTCTAGCTCCTCTTTTGGCTGCTTCTCTACTTAATGCTTCAAAAATTTTGCTCCCAATGCCTTGTCTTCGATATTCCCTTGTTACATACATAAGATCTATTTGAAGTTGATCATTGTCTTTACCCCTGAATTTGTGTTCAAGGACAGCAAATCCAACTAATCTATCTCCATCAAAAGCACCATATGCAGCCCCACCGCTACTAACTTCATATTCATACCTTGAAATAATTTCCTTATAGTGATCCTCATCCCAATTTGGACATTCGTGCAGCACTTTTGTCTCCTTAAGTTCACCTTCAATACACTGGTAAATCAGCTCAATCGTTTCTGAACGATCAATATCACGAATCTTATAAGCTTCCTCTAGATTCATAGAGACAACTGAAATCATTATACAATCCCCCCCTTTAAGAATGTCTGCCTATATTTAAAGGTGAATACGACTGCACTTCCATCAAGTACACCCCACCCTATGAAAACACTCACTATAATAATTGTTTTTTAAAGATACAAGTTGAGTGTAGTTTATCATTTAATAGACTTTCTATTATTTGTCTTATCACATGCGGTTCTCTTAAATCCTTGTCTTCCATCTTTGAAAGTTCATTTAATTTTATCCACTTGCTATCGACTATCTCTTCTTCTTCAAGCTTTAAGGTTCCTCCAACGATCTCAGCAGTAAAATGAAATAATATTACTTGGTTATCTGTAATACTGTTAAAATTATATACACCAGTCGTATTTATTAGGCTTACGTCAAAACCTGTTTCCTCTTTTACTTCTCTTTTTGCAGAATCCAGAATGTCTTCACCGTATTCAATTCGACCGCCTGGAAAATTCCACTTATTAATTGCAATTGGCTTATCTTCCTTTATGATTAATACTTTGTCATCTTTAAATATTGAGACACTAACCACTAAAATAATATTTTCACGGCTCAAATATGTACACCTCAAACCCATTTTTAAGTTTTATCAAATTAAATATCTTCTTTCACTAACCGACAGCAAAGCCTTGCTCACAAAGCATATCCGTTTGACCAGATAAAAATTTCAACGGATTTTATAAACACTATCATTCCCCAACCTTAAATAGCCTTGAGAAACATTAAATTGATAATTATGTTCTTTAAGACATTGAATATCATCTTCCATTGTCCCTCTAGAATAATCAAGATTATCGGATTTCCGTATAGGTTAATAGATATTTGTTTCTATATACTCTTACATCGTCATCCGAATTGAAAAGTCCATTTTTATAGGCTATTTTTAATTGGATATGGTCGTCTTTGTCATTAACTGTGTAGATATGTTGTTCCCTCAAAAAGACAATATCTAACGAGCCTAAAATAGTAACTACTATTACAAAGATTGTTCCGATGGTTATTAAAATAGGACCTAAACACTGTTTTTGGGGTAGGAACCATATAAAAAATGTAATTAAAAGAAATTCAAAAGTAATTACATTTATTATAAAAAACATGGTCCATTCGGAATATGCCATAAAGAAGATATATTCATTACTAGGTCTCAGTATCCCGTACATATCAATTAGGTTATAAACAATTAATACAGTAAACCAGACTACTTTTTTGGATTTCGAAACAAAAATTAAGCTTTTAGAGATAAGAATTTCCTCCTTACTATTTATAAAAATAGAACCAAACCAATTTTTTTATAATGCCCTACTGAGCGTTAGTGAATAAGAAAATGGCGACATCAAAACCCCACGCCATTAATAACGAGTCATTAATCTTGATTATTAAGCCAATTAACTAACTTTGAGATCTTCTCCGCATAATCTCTAATTTCCTTTATTGTTCCTATCACTTGTGTCGTCCCTAGCTTTTGCTCCTCTTCATTTGAACATTCAATCCACAAGGAACGCTTTAAATTATATTCAAGCCAACCTAATTTACCTAAGAAGCCATTTTCTAATACCATAGACCAATCCGCCTTAGTTTCTCCGTATCCCTTTTTATATCCATTTATAAAAGCGAAGAATCTTCTTTTATCTACATTACCTGTCTCATCTTCTGACCAGTAAAGAGCTGTTTCAATTAAATCTTGCATAGGATTTATATAACCAGCAGACTCCCAATCAATAAAAACGGGACCACCTTTATACCATAAGACATTTTTAGGATCTAAATCTCTATGACTAATTACTAAATTTGCTGAAAGGCATCTTTTGGCATTGATCGCTAATGAAGTCCATTCATAAAGTTTATCAACAATTTCAAGTAGCTGTTCTATCCATTCATTATTACTCTTTTGGCCCTTCTCAATGTAATATTTCCAGTCTATGCATGGTTCATTGTTTCTAAAATTTCCTATGTTAAGCTCCGAAAAATCTGTCCTATGTATTTCAGCGAGTAAAGAACCTATCTTTTCACAATGACTACAACTAATTGAAGTTGTTTTAAGCGTTTCACCCTCTACCCAATCGAAAACCATATAAAAGTGGTTGTCCATTTTTAAAACAAAGTCACCATTAATTATTTTGGCTGGTGCAGCAGGTACTTTCTTTGATACCAATTTAGCAATTCTCTCTGAATTAATATAATTATTCATCGCATCAGGTCTTATCATAATTTGAGGATTTAATATTTTAATGGCATATTTTCCATCATTCGTTTCAACCGCATACATCTTATGCAAAAGACCACCTGATATTGGTATTGGAACACCAACTATTTCTCCGAGTCTGGACTCGATACATAACTTTTTAATCAATTGAAAATCAACCATTTTATAGTCCACCTCTAGTTCAAGCACATTTTAAGATAATTAATAATTTCAATTCAAAAAAGGGTTTATAACCTTCCATCCTTTACCTTTGAATAATTTTTCTAACATCCATAAATGGTCGCTTCCTATGATTAGCATAATCCGTTCTTTTTGACTCCACGTGATTTGGAGAACATTTTTAAAAATCATTAATTCTCTTTCCATAAAAATCAAGAGTTCTTAGCATTAATCCGATATTCCTTCAATTTTTTTATGAAATGGAACGTTTGCTCCTTCGAATGAAAACGATCTTTTTTGGAATTATAATGCTTCTTTTGTTTCCGGAAAAGTGTTTACTCTTGCAGGGTTCCCTGAGGACTATACCTTCCCAAAACAAATGGCCAATGGCCCTAAATATAAACAATCCAGAAATTCTGTTACGGTTCCCGTTATTAGACGAACTGTTAAAAATATAATTGCTGTTCTTGAAGGTGGTACCATGGTTCACGATCAGGACCTTGCCTTACAAAGACAAAAAAAGAGACCAACACAAAAAAGTGTTTGGTCTCTATTTTTTTCAATCGTGCAAGGTGAAAAAAGGATTATATCGGCGTCCCTTATTAATCAATGGTTTAAGCTAATTCAAGTTTTTCAGTTTGCCCAATAAAAAAGTAACGCTTTTTTTAAAGTGCAGGACATTTAATCCATATACAGATAAAAGAAGAAGTTAAAGCCCTGTGTAAGATAGGTAGTTAGCTTCTTTTTTCCTTTAAGCAGCACCCATTTGATTATATGATTTTTTTTTATCTCGAGCATTGAGTACCATGCTGAAAATAATAACCACAATAGTAAAACCTACAATAAGGGTAGTCAAAGCACCCACACCCAATTTACCTATATTCCCCACAACAATACCCGGAATCAGATAGTCCGTGTCCGCAAAAGTAGCCGAAGCACCAGCTCCAAACGAACCCAAAGCCGGAATGATAAAGAGTGGTAACCAAGAAATCAGCAAACCATTAAAGAATGATCCGAGCACCGCACCTCGACGACCACCCGTAGAATTCCCATAAATCCCAGCAGCAGCACCACAGAAGAAATGCCCAACGACACCAGGAATAATCACCGTCGTTCCCAAAGCGAGCATCGCAAACATAGACAGAGTCCCTGTAATGAAAGAAACAAAGAAACCAATCAACACTGCATTTGGAGCATATGGAAAGATGATTGGTACATCAAGTGCTGGTTTTGAATTTGGCACCAATTTTTGAGCAATCCCTTGAAAAGCTGGCACAATTTCAGCCAAAATCATCCGAACCCCTTGAAGCACCACTACAAAACCGGCAGCAAATGTTCCTGCTTGTACGATGGCAAAGATAATATAGTTCGTACCACTAGAAAGTTTAGTTTCTACAAAGTGAGGGCCAGCAGCAATTACCAGTAAAATGTAAACCACAGCCATCACAAGCGAGATTGAAACCGTTGAATCACGTAAGAATCCAAGGCTCTTTGGAATATTTAACTTTTCTGTTGACTTTTCTGGATCTGGATTACCAAAGACTTTCCCAATCCAACCTGAGAATGCATAACCGATATTCCCTGTATGCCCCATCGCTACATTGTCAGTGCCCGTGATTTTACGCATAAACGGTTGACAGAGCGCAGGTGTAACCGTGAGCATAGTCCCTTCAAAAAGTCCGCCCAACAGAATAGTAATCCAAGAATCTCCCAAACCTGCCGACACAAGAATAACCGCAGCCATACAAGACACATAAAGCATCGCTTGACCCGTCAAAAAGATATATTTAAAACGTGTGAAACGAGCCAAAAGAATATTGACCACCATACCGACCAGCATAATCAAAGCCGTTGGTGTACCAAATTTCACCAAAGCAAGGGCAACAACACCCTCGTTAGTCGGAACAATCCCAGTTACGTGAAAAGCATGTTGGAACATAGTCGCAAATGGTGTCAGCGAGTTAACCAAAATCCCCGCACCACCCACAAGTACCAGAAAACCCGCAAAGGTTTTAACCGTTCCTTGAATCACAGCTGTCGCTGGCTTTTTCTGCAATATAAGACCAAGCATTGCAATCAACCCTACCAAAAGCGCGGGTGTTGTTGCAACAGAAACTATAAAATTAAGTAACCCATTCATTAATTATCGCTCCTCTACTCCACTTAACCATGGTTAATCCCATGACGATCCAGCACACCATTCAATGCTTCACGTGCGACATCTTTGTCAATAATTGATGCCAATGGCACAATTTTTTCTGCTGGAATATTAGGTAAAGCCGCCACCAAAGTTGCTTCTACAAAAAAGTAATCCGCAGCCTCTGGTGTAGCTGAACCTACATCCATGTGATCCAGTTGAAATTCATTCACATCCAAACCTTCTTCTTGTAAAATCGCCTGCAGATTCATTTGAACCATGAAACTTGTGCCAAGACCTGATTGACATACACATGCAAATTTCATACTATTTTTCTCCTTCTTCTGTTAAAAGTATTTGTTCTATTTCTTCGACAGTAGTCGCTGTTAATAACAGTTCTAGCTGTTCCTTGTTGGACAAAATTTTTGCGAGCGTCGATAAAGCTCTAAGGTGAGTTTCATTATCAATCGCAGCTAATACAATAAAAATCTTAATCTCATGCTTAGGATCGTCCATTAGATATACAGGATGTTCGCATTTCAAAAATGACATACCCAACTGATTGACTCCATCTTCTGGCCTAGCATGTGGCAAAGCAATCCCCGACCCTAAGTCAACATAAGGACCAAACTCTTCCACTTTGTTTAGGATTGCTGTAATATATTGCTCTTCAATCTCTTTTTTCTCAATCATTGGTTGAGCAGTAAGCTCAATCGCTTCTTTCCAGCCGAGCGTTTGATTGGTAAATTTTATTTTATCTTTAGTTAATAAATCTGAAAGCATTACTCCTGAGATTCCTCCTTCTTTTCTATTGTTATTTAACTTTTTATCAATGATTCTAAGTAAATCTTTCTTAGCCATTGGAGCTTTTATCGTGATGTATGGTTCTATAGCTTTTAGTATTTTTTGAGCTGATGGTTTCACAAAGCCTGGGAGATTAAAGTCCTTTAATAACTGATTATACAATTCATTTTCTTCCTCCATCTCCGGAAAAATGGACATGAGATAGACTTTTTTGTCTGATTTGACAGGCACTGTTGAAAAAATGACATCATAAGAATTTTTAGGTAATTTCTCAAAATGCGAAACTGACGTGCTCAAGATAAATTCCATTGAGGGAAACAAATTTTCCAGCCGTTTTTTCATAATCAAGCTTGAGCTTATCCCATTCATACATAGAACAATGGCACGCACTGGTTTTCCAGAGTACTTATTCTTATAGATTTCTCCACCAAATAAGATGACAAAATACGCCAGCTCGGATTCAGAAATTTCCCCTACCAATTCTTTCAATGGGACAAGTGCCGAATCCATGAGTAAAAATAACGAGTGATATTTCTTTTTAATTCGCTCCAATAGGACATTCTCAAGCTCAAAGTGATTTTTTAGTCTAAAATAGGCAGGAATCAGATGCGAAAGTAACGCCAAAAAGGTCTTAGTGAAGTCTTCAAATTCCACCGCTGCAAGCTTCATTACGTTTTCCATGATATTAAAAGCCACACGATAAAGAAAATCTACATTACCCAAGCTCCCTTTCCCATCCGACATCCCAATAATTAATGCTTTGAACAATTCTTCTTCGTTGTCGGATGGATGTTTCACAGCACGAGATTTGAGTACACCCACATAAAGAATCATTGGGATATAGCGACTATGTACTACTTCCAGCTCCATCTTTTGCATTAATGCTCGAAGTTCTTGGCTAATCTCAAAAATGCTCAATGGCTGATTTTGATTCAGAAATTTCGATAAAACATAAAATTCATCTTGTGCGGACAGCTTTTGGAGAAAGTACCACGCCTTCTGCCTAAGTGTGACTTCATCAGAGTCAAGATAGAATCCCCTTTTGCGAGAATACTCTATCTTTATTTTTTGATTTTGCAATAAAATTCTCAACTTTTTGATATCACTCAAAATCGTATTTCGGCTGACCTCCAATAAATCTTGAAAATCATTGACCGAAGTCTGCTTTAGCTCAGAAAAAACTAGAAGATATATCAATGCCTGTCTTTTAGACTCTGAAAGTATAAATTTACTTTTATCAATAGAAAAACGTACTTCTTCAAAATTTTGTATTTTTTTTGGTATAGCGAGCACTTCATTTTTATACTCAAGTGTCCTTATACCTGATTTTTCTAGTTTGTCATTAACCTCCTCGATTTTCCTCTGGAAAGTATTTCGATCAAGTTTTGTTGCTTCCAAAGCTCTATTCAGCTTCCAGAAAGATTGATCTGAAAAAAGGATGATATCTAAATCATAATCTATCATGTAGATCTCCTTCTTCCTTATATTTTTTATTATAACTAAATTATTTCCTGAAAATTGACGTTTTCAGTACAAAATCAAGATTCAAAAATGGCATAGATTGGACTTGTCTAATTTCTTTTAATAAACAACACAATAGTATCAATAAAACATGGGATTACAAGAAGAATTTCTCGGAAGGGTTTGGAAAAACCAAGAACGAACAGTCAAATCGGATACTAAAATGGATCATCCTACAATGACTTATTTTAAAGAGTTGTTCATACCAATCAGACTAATATCCACCAATTGTTTTTTTACAGTCCTAATTTAAAGTATAAAGTCGTCAGCAATACTAACACCAACAAGTTATTGAAAAAAATTATTAGATGAGTTAGAAATTGAGCCAATAACTGTTCACGGACTACGGCACACTCATGCAAGTGAACTTCATTATCAAATGGCAACCATTCAATTATGTAAGCGAGAGACTTGGTCATAGTGACATTGAAATAACCTTAAAGGAATATATCCATGTTCTAATGGAATCGCGTTTGCATGTGAGCAAGTCACAGTGAAAATATTTGAGAGTATGATTGTGTAAGATAGGTGTAAAACGCATTGGAAACATATCGTGTTCTATCGATATTCAATAAAACAAAAAGCTCATAAACCCTTTAAAATCAAGGTTTACGAGTTTCAATGTTTTTTCTATCGTAACGTAAATATTTATAGGTATACCGGTGGTCGGGGTCGAACCGACACTCCGTGAGGAACACGATTTTGAGTCCCCTTATAATACATAGAGTCATTTGATCCAATAGTATCAAGGATTTCTATGAAATCTTTTAAAATTGGTAACACAATTCACTATACTTATGCCTCAAGGTCCTTTATTTGTCAAGCATCAACCAATCTTCTTATTAAATTTAGCAAGACCCATCACTTTATATTTTTTTATAAGTTCAATTTCATGCCTTCGAGCATCCTCTTCTTTTTCATACTCTGCCACAAAAATATAATCAAGTTTACCTTGCTCCATTAAAGCTTTATGCTCAAGATTTCTCCTATTACTTGACCTTCTGCATCGATACCAAA
This region includes:
- a CDS encoding dienelactone hydrolase family protein, with the translated sequence MMAEVLLLHHVLGRTKGIEAIADQLREAGHTVHVPDLFDGRIFSTLEEGLVFVKEIGFEEVSARGVRAASELSRDVVYAGFSLGVPAAQQLAQTREGARGALFFHACLPTSAFESEWPTDLPVQVHAMSEDPFFVEDGDINAARDLVASANQAELFLYEGKEHLFTDSSLPCYDADATKLVVKRVLDFLA
- a CDS encoding cold shock domain-containing protein, with product MVERRKGIVKWFKEEKGYGRIMLDGIDGNHVFVHFSEIISGNSYKSLKEGKKVVFDLIEIPNASDSQQLTAKNVEIIDDEHV
- a CDS encoding GNAT family N-acetyltransferase; its protein translation is MISVVSMNLEEAYKIRDIDRSETIELIYQCIEGELKETKVLHECPNWDEDHYKEIISRYEYEVSSGGAAYGAFDGDRLVGFAVLEHKFRGKDNDQLQIDLMYVTREYRRQGIGSKIFEALSREAAKRGARQLYISATETESAVKFYSNHGSSITPNVDTELFEKEPNDVHMIKIL
- a CDS encoding NUDIX hydrolase encodes the protein MSRENIILVVSVSIFKDDKVLIIKEDKPIAINKWNFPGGRIEYGEDILDSAKREVKEETGFDVSLINTTGVYNFNSITDNQVILFHFTAEIVGGTLKLEEEEIVDSKWIKLNELSKMEDKDLREPHVIRQIIESLLNDKLHSTCIFKKQLL
- a CDS encoding phosphotransferase, producing MVDFQLIKKLCIESRLGEIVGVPIPISGGLLHKMYAVETNDGKYAIKILNPQIMIRPDAMNNYINSERIAKLVSKKVPAAPAKIINGDFVLKMDNHFYMVFDWVEGETLKTTSISCSHCEKIGSLLAEIHRTDFSELNIGNFRNNEPCIDWKYYIEKGQKSNNEWIEQLLEIVDKLYEWTSLAINAKRCLSANLVISHRDLDPKNVLWYKGGPVFIDWESAGYINPMQDLIETALYWSEDETGNVDKRRFFAFINGYKKGYGETKADWSMVLENGFLGKLGWLEYNLKRSLWIECSNEEEQKLGTTQVIGTIKEIRDYAEKISKLVNWLNNQD
- a CDS encoding PTS ascorbate transporter subunit IIC — its product is MNGLLNFIVSVATTPALLVGLIAMLGLILQKKPATAVIQGTVKTFAGFLVLVGGAGILVNSLTPFATMFQHAFHVTGIVPTNEGVVALALVKFGTPTALIMLVGMVVNILLARFTRFKYIFLTGQAMLYVSCMAAVILVSAGLGDSWITILLGGLFEGTMLTVTPALCQPFMRKITGTDNVAMGHTGNIGYAFSGWIGKVFGNPDPEKSTEKLNIPKSLGFLRDSTVSISLVMAVVYILLVIAAGPHFVETKLSSGTNYIIFAIVQAGTFAAGFVVVLQGVRMILAEIVPAFQGIAQKLVPNSKPALDVPIIFPYAPNAVLIGFFVSFITGTLSMFAMLALGTTVIIPGVVGHFFCGAAAGIYGNSTGGRRGAVLGSFFNGLLISWLPLFIIPALGSFGAGASATFADTDYLIPGIVVGNIGKLGVGALTTLIVGFTIVVIIFSMVLNARDKKKSYNQMGAA
- a CDS encoding PTS sugar transporter subunit IIB, translated to MKFACVCQSGLGTSFMVQMNLQAILQEEGLDVNEFQLDHMDVGSATPEAADYFFVEATLVAALPNIPAEKIVPLASIIDKDVAREALNGVLDRHGINHG
- a CDS encoding PTS sugar transporter subunit IIA, with amino-acid sequence MIDYDLDIILFSDQSFWKLNRALEATKLDRNTFQRKIEEVNDKLEKSGIRTLEYKNEVLAIPKKIQNFEEVRFSIDKSKFILSESKRQALIYLLVFSELKQTSVNDFQDLLEVSRNTILSDIKKLRILLQNQKIKIEYSRKRGFYLDSDEVTLRQKAWYFLQKLSAQDEFYVLSKFLNQNQPLSIFEISQELRALMQKMELEVVHSRYIPMILYVGVLKSRAVKHPSDNEEELFKALIIGMSDGKGSLGNVDFLYRVAFNIMENVMKLAAVEFEDFTKTFLALLSHLIPAYFRLKNHFELENVLLERIKKKYHSLFLLMDSALVPLKELVGEISESELAYFVILFGGEIYKNKYSGKPVRAIVLCMNGISSSLIMKKRLENLFPSMEFILSTSVSHFEKLPKNSYDVIFSTVPVKSDKKVYLMSIFPEMEEENELYNQLLKDFNLPGFVKPSAQKILKAIEPYITIKAPMAKKDLLRIIDKKLNNNRKEGGISGVMLSDLLTKDKIKFTNQTLGWKEAIELTAQPMIEKKEIEEQYITAILNKVEEFGPYVDLGSGIALPHARPEDGVNQLGMSFLKCEHPVYLMDDPKHEIKIFIVLAAIDNETHLRALSTLAKILSNKEQLELLLTATTVEEIEQILLTEEGEK